In Spirochaeta isovalerica, the DNA window CATATCTTGGAAAACATCTTCCTGGGTAAAGACCTTATCATTCTGAATATCTTTTTCGCTTTCAGAAAGCAATTTCATGAATCCAAGGCTATTTCTCATTTCCTGATATGTACGCGTATCCAGTAAAACAGCTTTCGCTTCACCATTTTGAGTAATAAT includes these proteins:
- a CDS encoding type II toxin-antitoxin system Phd/YefM family antitoxin; this translates as MNLKDDIKPISYIKTNAADMLKRVNETHNPIIITQNGEAKAVLLDTRTYQEMRNSLGFMKLLSESEKDIQNDKVFTQEDVFQDMENTFFKE